The following are from one region of the Candidatus Polarisedimenticolia bacterium genome:
- a CDS encoding NADH-quinone oxidoreductase subunit I, whose translation MSVTGFLRKFLLLEMMQGMWVTLKNQFRPHITVEYPKETVEFAPRFRGVPRLRKDPATGEELCVSCLLCEAICPTECISIVSEKRPDGKGKQLVSFTINYERCCFCGLCVDPCPTKPITAIYMSHDYELAGYDRDAYVTAREELVDGKPAKLYTR comes from the coding sequence ATGAGTGTGACCGGGTTCCTGCGAAAGTTCCTGCTGCTCGAGATGATGCAGGGGATGTGGGTCACCCTGAAGAATCAGTTCCGTCCGCACATCACCGTGGAATACCCGAAGGAGACGGTGGAGTTCGCGCCACGCTTCCGCGGAGTCCCGCGCCTGCGCAAGGACCCGGCGACCGGCGAGGAGCTGTGCGTCTCTTGCCTGCTGTGCGAGGCGATCTGCCCCACCGAGTGCATCTCGATCGTCTCGGAGAAGCGGCCGGACGGGAAGGGGAAGCAGCTGGTGAGCTTCACCATCAACTATGAGCGCTGTTGTTTCTGCGGGCTGTGCGTCGATCCCTGCCCGACCAAGCCGATCACCGCCATCTACATGTCCCACGACTACGAGCTGGCGGGATACGACCGCGACGCCTACGTCACGGCGCGCGAGGAGCTGGTGGACGGCAAGCCGGCGAAGCTCTACACCCGATGA
- the nuoH gene encoding NADH-quinone oxidoreductase subunit NuoH, protein MSDALVRNLAIPLAQVLVVLGVASGAVAYMTLIERKILAFMQLRLSPRRVGPHGILQPIADGIKLLIKEDITPTRADKLLFTLAPILTVLPAFTALSLIPFSGGGKFTLFGYEFFPWIADVNVGVVFLLAISSLGIYGIMLGGWASNSKYPMLGALRSAAQMVSYEVPFGFSIIGVLMLSGTASMVGIVEAQRQAHLWYFAPQCLGLFVFFVSGVAETNRLPFDLPEAEAELVAGFHTEYTGMKFAFFMLAEYVSMMVIASIVTTLFFGGWLRPFPNVAALGWLNFGLDHLHPALPGFVWFGLKTFLVLFVYLWLRGTFPRYRYDQLMNLGWFWMIPLSIANVVLTGAVVLLVAR, encoded by the coding sequence ATGAGTGACGCGCTGGTCCGCAATCTCGCCATCCCGCTGGCCCAGGTGCTGGTGGTGCTGGGCGTCGCCTCGGGCGCCGTGGCCTACATGACCCTGATCGAGCGGAAGATCCTGGCCTTCATGCAGCTGCGCCTGTCGCCGCGCCGGGTCGGGCCGCACGGCATCCTCCAGCCGATTGCCGACGGCATCAAGCTGCTGATCAAGGAAGACATCACCCCGACGCGCGCCGATAAGCTCCTGTTCACGCTCGCGCCGATCCTCACCGTCCTGCCGGCGTTCACGGCGCTGTCGCTCATCCCGTTCTCGGGGGGCGGTAAGTTCACGCTGTTCGGCTACGAGTTCTTCCCCTGGATCGCCGACGTGAACGTCGGGGTCGTGTTCCTCCTGGCGATCTCCTCCCTGGGGATCTACGGGATCATGCTGGGAGGATGGGCCTCGAACAGCAAGTACCCGATGCTCGGCGCCTTGCGCAGTGCCGCGCAGATGGTCTCCTACGAGGTCCCCTTCGGCTTCTCCATCATCGGGGTCCTCATGCTCAGCGGGACCGCCAGCATGGTCGGCATCGTCGAGGCCCAGCGCCAGGCCCATCTCTGGTACTTCGCGCCGCAGTGCCTCGGGCTGTTCGTGTTCTTCGTGAGCGGCGTGGCGGAGACCAACCGCCTGCCTTTCGACCTGCCCGAGGCGGAGGCCGAGCTGGTCGCCGGCTTCCACACCGAGTACACGGGGATGAAGTTCGCCTTCTTCATGCTGGCCGAGTACGTCTCGATGATGGTCATCGCGTCGATCGTGACGACGCTGTTCTTCGGTGGCTGGCTGAGGCCCTTTCCCAATGTGGCGGCACTGGGCTGGCTGAACTTCGGCCTGGACCACCTGCACCCGGCGCTGCCCGGCTTCGTGTGGTTCGGCCTGAAGACCTTCCTGGTCCTGTTCGTCTACCTGTGGCTGCGCGGCACGTTCCCGCGCTACCGCTACGACCAGCTCATGAATCTGGGCTGGTTCTGGATGATCCCGCTGTCGATCGCCAACGTCGTGCTCACCGGGGCCGTCGTCCTGCTGGTGGCCCGATGA